Proteins from a genomic interval of Amycolatopsis sp. cg13:
- a CDS encoding MCE family protein, with the protein MRSFVPALIKIGIFAVVTVLLTGVLATTIANTNFGNTASYVAKFTDASGLQAGDDVRISGVKVGQVETIGVDQGEQNYAEVRFLVESAYKLPSLATATIKYRNLVGQRYLSLGTDVSGGDLLSPGDTIPPERTKPALNLTVLFNGFKPLFKALDPKEVNQLSAEIVQVFQGEGGTITSLLSHTASITSAIAGKDKVIGQVIDNLNQVLSTVNARGPQLGDLVDQTQRLVSGLAEQRKPIGDAVGALGDLTNATAGLLADARPVVQQDVAQLGKLSNNLNDSQPLIEHLLQVLPGNLEKFTRTLSYGSWFNYYLCGIEGTIGISSLDVTLPIVPVPGTERAPRCGP; encoded by the coding sequence ATGAGGTCGTTCGTTCCCGCGCTGATCAAGATCGGCATCTTCGCCGTGGTCACCGTGCTGCTCACCGGGGTCCTCGCCACCACGATCGCGAACACGAACTTCGGCAACACCGCGTCCTACGTCGCGAAGTTCACCGACGCGTCCGGCCTGCAGGCCGGCGACGACGTGCGGATCTCCGGCGTGAAGGTCGGCCAGGTCGAGACGATCGGGGTCGACCAGGGCGAGCAGAACTACGCCGAGGTGCGGTTCCTCGTCGAATCGGCCTACAAGCTGCCCTCGCTCGCCACCGCGACCATCAAGTACCGCAACCTCGTCGGCCAGCGCTACCTCTCGCTCGGCACCGACGTCAGCGGCGGCGACCTGCTGTCCCCCGGCGACACGATCCCGCCGGAGCGGACCAAGCCGGCGCTCAACCTGACCGTGCTGTTCAACGGGTTCAAGCCGCTGTTCAAAGCGCTCGACCCGAAGGAGGTCAACCAGCTTTCCGCCGAGATCGTGCAGGTGTTCCAGGGCGAGGGCGGCACGATCACCAGCCTGCTGTCGCACACCGCGTCGATCACGTCGGCGATCGCGGGCAAGGACAAGGTGATCGGGCAGGTCATCGACAATCTCAACCAGGTGCTCAGCACGGTCAACGCGCGCGGCCCCCAGCTCGGCGACCTCGTCGACCAGACGCAGCGGCTGGTGAGCGGCCTGGCCGAGCAGCGCAAGCCGATCGGCGACGCGGTGGGCGCGCTCGGCGACCTGACCAACGCGACCGCGGGCCTGCTGGCGGACGCGCGGCCGGTCGTGCAGCAGGACGTGGCCCAGCTCGGGAAGCTGTCGAACAACCTCAACGATTCGCAGCCGCTCATCGAGCATCTGCTGCAGGTGCTGCCGGGGAACCTGGAGAAGTTCACCCGGACCCTGAGCTACGGCAGCTGGTTCAACTACTACCTGTGCGGGATCGAAGGCACCATCGGCATTTCCTCGCTGGACGTGACGCTGCCGATTGTTCCGGTCCCCGGCACCGAACGCGCGCCGAGGTGTGGCCCGTGA
- a CDS encoding MCE family protein yields the protein MSTRRELRKRLQYQLLGLVFLVVAALFFTTTIAAYRKVFTPVTLVKLETDHVGSQLRVGGDVKVRGMLVGEIRDVRPVGDHAELDLALQPDKTDVIPSNVSARLLPKTLFGERYVALQLPEQAQRPIKAGDVIPQDRSSTAIELEQVLNHVMPLLQAVQPEKLSSTLNAVSTALDGRGKKLGETLTQLSDYLGKLNPSLPDLKADITGLANVSGIYDKAAPDALQALSDLTTTTQTIVEKQRGLTDLYSSVTGTATDLTRFLEVNKDNIIRLTTAVQPTLDVLAKYAPEYPCLFKQLAGTVPNAELAFGKGTAHPEVSRVTIEFSASRGKYLPGVDEPKYDDKRGPRCYPQVPKPGHWPQYPPDGAVKDGASKPAPPHNPDGTLPGDFTNGPLPGGSGSTGGAPSIVGSADEQKLLDLLVSPTLNTTPENVPGWSGLLVGPLYRGAEVELK from the coding sequence ATGAGTACCCGTCGAGAGTTGCGCAAACGGCTCCAGTACCAGCTGCTGGGCCTGGTCTTCCTGGTCGTGGCCGCGTTGTTCTTCACCACCACGATCGCCGCGTACCGCAAGGTGTTCACGCCGGTCACGCTCGTGAAGCTGGAGACCGACCACGTCGGCAGCCAGCTGCGGGTCGGCGGCGACGTGAAGGTGCGCGGGATGCTTGTCGGCGAGATCCGCGACGTGCGGCCGGTCGGCGACCACGCGGAGCTGGATCTGGCGCTGCAGCCGGACAAGACCGACGTGATCCCGTCGAACGTTTCGGCGCGGCTGCTGCCGAAAACCCTGTTCGGCGAACGGTACGTCGCGCTCCAGCTGCCTGAGCAGGCGCAGCGGCCGATCAAGGCGGGCGACGTCATCCCGCAGGACCGCAGCAGCACCGCGATCGAGCTGGAGCAGGTGCTCAACCACGTCATGCCGCTGCTGCAGGCGGTGCAGCCGGAGAAGCTTTCGAGCACGCTCAACGCCGTGTCCACCGCGCTCGACGGCCGCGGCAAGAAGCTCGGCGAGACGCTCACCCAGCTGTCGGACTACCTCGGCAAGCTCAACCCGTCGCTGCCGGATCTCAAGGCCGACATCACCGGACTGGCCAACGTTTCCGGCATCTATGACAAGGCCGCGCCGGACGCGTTGCAGGCGCTGTCGGACCTCACCACGACGACGCAGACCATCGTGGAGAAACAGCGCGGCCTGACCGATCTGTACTCCTCGGTCACCGGCACCGCCACCGACCTGACGCGCTTCCTGGAAGTCAACAAGGACAACATCATCCGCCTCACCACCGCCGTGCAGCCCACGCTCGACGTGCTCGCGAAGTACGCGCCGGAATACCCGTGCCTGTTCAAGCAGCTGGCCGGGACGGTGCCGAACGCGGAGCTGGCGTTCGGCAAGGGCACCGCGCATCCGGAGGTCAGCCGCGTGACGATCGAGTTCTCGGCGAGCCGCGGCAAGTACCTGCCCGGCGTCGACGAGCCGAAGTACGACGACAAACGCGGCCCGCGCTGCTATCCGCAGGTGCCGAAACCCGGGCACTGGCCGCAGTATCCGCCGGACGGCGCGGTGAAGGACGGGGCGAGCAAACCCGCTCCGCCGCACAATCCGGACGGCACGCTGCCCGGCGACTTCACCAACGGCCCGCTGCCCGGCGGGTCCGGCTCGACCGGCGGCGCGCCCAGCATCGTCGGGTCGGCCGACGAGCAGAAACTGCTCGACCTGCTGGTCTCGCCGACGCTGAACACCACGCCGGAGAACGTGCCGGGCTGGTCCGGGCTGCTGGTCGGGCCGCTGTACCGCGGGGCGGAGGTGGAGCTGAAATGA
- a CDS encoding MlaE family ABC transporter permease: MTAEPIEQPRTSDRTLEIIARPGASLEGLGKQLSFYGRALAWSPRTIRRYGRETTRLLTEVCFGTGGLAVIGGTLGVMIGMTLFTGLIVGLQGYSALNQLGTAALTGFISAYFNTREVAPLSAGLALSATVGCGFTAQLGAMRISEEIDALEVMAVPSMPYLVTTRVLAGVTAVIPLYAVGLLSSYLASRQITIWLYGQSAGTYDHYFTLFLPPEDVLWSFAKVIVFSVLVILSHCYYGYTASGGPAGVGIAVGRAVRTSIVLISVLDFFLSLAIWGANTTVRISG, translated from the coding sequence ATGACGGCCGAACCGATCGAGCAGCCGCGCACGTCCGACCGGACGTTAGAGATCATCGCGCGCCCCGGCGCGAGTCTCGAAGGACTCGGGAAGCAGCTTTCGTTCTACGGCCGGGCGCTCGCCTGGTCGCCGCGCACAATCCGTCGCTACGGCCGGGAAACCACGCGACTGCTCACTGAAGTCTGCTTCGGCACCGGCGGCCTCGCGGTGATCGGCGGGACGCTCGGCGTGATGATCGGCATGACGCTGTTCACCGGTCTCATCGTGGGCCTGCAAGGCTATTCGGCGCTGAACCAGCTCGGCACCGCCGCGCTCACCGGGTTCATTTCGGCCTACTTCAACACCCGCGAGGTCGCGCCGCTGTCGGCCGGGCTCGCGCTGTCGGCCACCGTCGGCTGCGGGTTCACCGCACAGCTCGGCGCGATGCGGATCTCCGAAGAGATCGACGCGCTCGAAGTGATGGCCGTGCCGAGCATGCCGTACCTCGTCACCACGCGCGTGCTCGCCGGCGTCACCGCGGTGATCCCGCTGTACGCGGTGGGCCTGCTGTCCTCGTATCTCGCGTCGCGGCAGATCACCATCTGGCTTTACGGCCAGTCCGCGGGCACGTACGACCATTACTTCACGCTGTTCCTCCCGCCGGAGGACGTGCTGTGGTCGTTCGCCAAGGTGATCGTGTTCAGCGTGCTGGTGATCCTTTCCCATTGCTATTACGGCTATACCGCGTCCGGCGGGCCGGCCGGGGTGGGCATCGCGGTGGGCCGCGCGGTGCGGACGTCGATCGTGCTGATCTCGGTGCTGGACTTCTTCCTGAGCCTCGCGATCTGGGGCGCGAACACGACAGTGCGGATATCCGGATGA